A genomic segment from Pediococcus acidilactici encodes:
- a CDS encoding biotin transporter BioY — protein sequence MALLLAIIIGLGLVPNLPIGLIPVPITVQNIGILLVGLILTPGEAAITIGAFLLLALVGMPVLTGMRGGVAVFMGPTGGYLLGYLVGAVLLAWWTAHGRQDWFSLFAKVAIIAVLVIDLLGIVGFAINMRMALSKAVLANAFFIPGDVIKSALVALVGRRLKLK from the coding sequence ATGGCATTATTACTGGCAATTATCATTGGCTTAGGGTTAGTCCCCAATCTTCCAATTGGATTGATCCCGGTACCCATTACGGTCCAAAACATTGGAATCTTATTAGTAGGCTTAATCCTTACACCAGGAGAAGCTGCAATCACTATTGGCGCCTTTTTACTACTGGCCTTGGTAGGAATGCCAGTCTTAACCGGAATGCGCGGCGGAGTAGCCGTATTCATGGGCCCAACGGGTGGCTATCTACTAGGTTATCTCGTTGGTGCAGTTTTGTTAGCATGGTGGACGGCACACGGCCGGCAAGATTGGTTTAGTCTTTTTGCAAAGGTGGCCATTATTGCAGTACTAGTAATTGATTTATTGGGAATTGTTGGTTTTGCAATCAATATGCGGATGGCCCTTTCTAAGGCGGTCCTTGCGAACGCATTTTTCATTCCAGGGGACGTGATTAAGTCGGCTTTGGTAGCGTTGGTAGGGCGACGCTTAAAATTAAAATAG
- a CDS encoding ECF transporter S component translates to MSVSKVNKMVIVAMLAAISFVLIFIDFPILPGFSFLKIDFADVPVLIGTVLFGPVWGMATAGLAGLLDIIVRDSNPAGALGAVANWMAAVAYVLPIYSFLKRAEDQPHHQAVMALVKGVLLGTALMTVVMSVANLFVLLPLYMKLASFQINISTLNMVLYGILPFNILKGIIVGAVIGLLYFRLMPIVRRGEK, encoded by the coding sequence ATGAGTGTTTCTAAAGTTAATAAAATGGTGATTGTCGCAATGCTGGCAGCCATTTCGTTTGTTTTGATTTTCATTGATTTTCCGATTTTACCGGGGTTTTCGTTCTTAAAGATTGACTTTGCGGACGTACCGGTCTTGATTGGGACCGTTTTGTTTGGGCCCGTGTGGGGAATGGCGACGGCTGGCTTAGCCGGGCTATTAGATATTATTGTTCGGGATAGTAACCCGGCGGGTGCCCTCGGAGCGGTAGCAAATTGGATGGCGGCAGTAGCGTACGTTTTGCCAATTTATTCGTTTCTGAAACGCGCAGAGGATCAACCACATCATCAAGCTGTGATGGCGCTGGTTAAGGGAGTGCTGTTAGGAACGGCCTTGATGACCGTGGTAATGAGTGTGGCAAATCTGTTTGTTTTGTTACCACTGTACATGAAGTTGGCAAGTTTCCAAATAAATATCTCGACGTTAAATATGGTGTTGTACGGAATCCTGCCATTCAACATTTTAAAGGGAATCATAGTAGGAGCAGTAATTGGATTGCTGTACTTTAGGCTGATGCCGATAGTGAGAAGGGGAGAAAAATAA
- a CDS encoding teichoic acid D-Ala incorporation-associated protein DltX: MVIGFLKNLWQHDSVKFITRTIFYFLVFVILLYLYGYSGMSGGTFIYNEF; the protein is encoded by the coding sequence GTGGTGATAGGTTTTCTTAAGAATCTGTGGCAACACGATTCGGTTAAATTCATCACAAGGACAATATTTTACTTTTTAGTTTTTGTGATTTTACTTTATTTATACGGGTATAGTGGAATGTCCGGTGGGACTTTCATTTACAACGAATTTTAG
- a CDS encoding MerR family transcriptional regulator, with amino-acid sequence MGNPSDRVDMLKRIIASESLLLSIGDVAKAIDVSPRQLRYWEKKGYVKTNVSESGQRKYTYPALIQAGNIAHYLNKGYTLAMAAKKAEDNRKLMKMLRIFLQSRVNKGYEIENGYEIDLGEVKNLPAEEHLLIDVMQDGESYFKIKKTND; translated from the coding sequence ATGGGAAATCCGTCAGATCGGGTCGATATGTTAAAAAGAATCATTGCTAGTGAGTCCTTATTGTTAAGTATTGGCGATGTGGCAAAGGCGATTGATGTGTCACCCCGCCAATTACGTTATTGGGAAAAGAAGGGCTATGTAAAGACTAACGTATCGGAGTCAGGGCAACGTAAATATACTTACCCGGCGCTTATTCAGGCTGGAAATATAGCGCATTACCTTAACAAGGGATATACCTTGGCAATGGCTGCCAAAAAAGCTGAAGACAATCGTAAATTAATGAAAATGTTACGGATTTTTTTGCAGTCCCGAGTAAATAAAGGTTACGAAATTGAAAATGGCTATGAAATCGACCTGGGTGAAGTGAAGAATTTACCCGCGGAAGAACACCTATTAATTGACGTAATGCAAGACGGTGAAAGCTATTTCAAAATTAAAAAAACAAATGATTGA